A window from Streptomyces sp. NBC_00299 encodes these proteins:
- a CDS encoding ABC transporter permease: MTAVTAPPRKSGKASRASARPVPARRTARLRPVVRVLSLLAALAVWQLLTTLDVQLWLRFDQFPSVTDVAREFGQRLADGAYWQDVSDSLRRIVTGFLLAAVLGVAAGVAVGRSRWAADLIGPVLEVLRPVPAIALVPVAILLFPSNEQGIVFITFTAAFFPVLVATRHAVRALAPVWEEAVLTMGGGRWRVLASVVLPGALPGIFGGLSVGIGVSWICVISAEMISGEYGIGYRTWQDYTVLDYPGVFTGIVSIGMLGWLTSTVVELLGRRLTYWLPRREGSATS; the protein is encoded by the coding sequence ATGACCGCGGTGACCGCCCCGCCGAGGAAATCGGGGAAAGCGAGTAGGGCGTCCGCGCGGCCGGTCCCCGCTCGGCGCACGGCCCGCCTCCGACCGGTCGTACGCGTGCTGTCCCTGCTGGCGGCGCTCGCGGTGTGGCAGCTGCTCACCACGCTGGACGTCCAACTGTGGCTGCGCTTCGACCAGTTCCCGTCCGTCACCGACGTGGCCCGGGAGTTCGGGCAGCGACTCGCCGACGGCGCGTACTGGCAGGACGTGAGCGACAGCCTGCGCAGGATCGTCACCGGGTTCCTGCTCGCGGCTGTCCTCGGCGTCGCCGCGGGTGTGGCAGTCGGCCGCTCCCGCTGGGCCGCCGACCTGATCGGACCGGTCCTGGAGGTGCTGCGGCCCGTCCCGGCGATCGCGCTGGTACCCGTGGCGATCCTGCTCTTCCCCAGCAATGAACAGGGCATCGTCTTCATCACCTTCACCGCCGCCTTCTTCCCGGTCCTGGTCGCCACCCGGCACGCGGTGCGCGCACTGGCCCCGGTGTGGGAGGAGGCGGTGCTCACCATGGGCGGCGGACGGTGGCGGGTGCTCGCCTCCGTGGTGCTGCCCGGCGCGCTGCCGGGGATCTTCGGCGGACTGTCGGTCGGGATCGGCGTCTCGTGGATCTGCGTGATCTCCGCGGAGATGATCTCCGGCGAGTACGGAATCGGCTACCGCACCTGGCAGGACTACACCGTCCTCGACTACCCGGGCGTGTTCACCGGCATCGTCAGCATCGGCATGCTCGGCTGGCTGACCTCCACCGTGGTGGAGCTCCTGGGACGCCGCCTCACGTACTGGCTGCCGCGACGCGAAGGGAGTGCCACCTCATGA
- the sph gene encoding sphingomyelin phosphodiesterase — translation MTLSAHRRAQGSVVLALSLAGAGLAGSAPAASAAEQAPPLKVLSYNVFLFSKTLYPNWGQDHRAAEIAKAPFVQGNDVVVFQEMFDNSSSDALKSSLAGRYPYQTPVVGRSKSGWDATGGAYSATTPEDGGVTILSKWPVLRKEQYVYKDACGSDWWSNKGFAYVVLNVNGTKVHVVGTHAQSTDPGCDAGEAAAMRSRQFKAIDAFLDVKNIPANEQVLVAGDMNVDSHTSEYGSMLADGGLVGADARTGHPYSFDTAENSIARDRYPDDPREDLDHVLHRAGHARPTVWKNDVVKEQSAPWTVSSWGTDYTYTNLSDHYPVTGFTG, via the coding sequence GTGACGCTCTCCGCACACCGCCGCGCACAGGGCTCGGTCGTGCTCGCGCTCTCGCTCGCCGGTGCCGGTCTTGCGGGCTCGGCGCCCGCCGCGTCGGCCGCCGAGCAGGCGCCGCCGCTCAAGGTGCTGTCGTACAACGTCTTCCTCTTCAGCAAGACCCTGTACCCGAACTGGGGCCAGGACCACCGGGCCGCCGAGATCGCCAAGGCGCCGTTCGTGCAGGGCAACGACGTCGTGGTGTTCCAGGAGATGTTCGACAACTCCTCCTCGGACGCGCTGAAGAGCTCCCTCGCCGGCCGCTACCCGTACCAGACGCCGGTGGTCGGGCGCAGCAAGAGCGGCTGGGACGCGACCGGTGGCGCGTACTCGGCGACCACGCCCGAGGACGGCGGGGTCACGATTCTGAGCAAGTGGCCGGTGCTGCGCAAGGAGCAGTACGTGTACAAGGACGCGTGCGGGTCGGACTGGTGGTCCAACAAGGGCTTCGCGTACGTGGTGCTGAACGTGAACGGCACCAAGGTGCACGTCGTGGGCACGCACGCGCAGTCGACCGACCCGGGCTGCGACGCCGGTGAGGCCGCGGCGATGCGCAGCCGGCAGTTCAAGGCGATCGACGCCTTCCTCGACGTCAAGAACATCCCCGCGAACGAGCAGGTTCTGGTCGCCGGCGACATGAACGTCGACTCGCACACGTCCGAGTACGGCTCGATGCTCGCCGACGGCGGGCTGGTCGGGGCCGACGCGCGGACCGGGCACCCGTACTCCTTCGACACGGCGGAGAACTCCATAGCCCGCGACCGCTACCCCGACGACCCGCGCGAGGACCTGGACCACGTCCTGCACCGCGCGGGTCACGCCCGTCCCACTGTCTGGAAGAACGACGTGGTCAAGGAGCAGAGCGCGCCCTGGACCGTGTCGAGCTGGGGCACCGACTACACGTACACGAACCTGTCCGACCACTATCCGGTGACCGGGTTCACCGGCTGA
- a CDS encoding adenosine deaminase: MTATRVDTDVIRHLPKAVLHDHLDGGLRPATVVELAESVGHTLPTTDPDELAAWYFEAANSGDLVRYIATFEHTLAVMQSREGLLRTAEEYVLDLAADGVVYGEVRYAPELNTNGGLTLAEVVETVQEGLAAGMAKAAAAGTPVRVGTLLCGMRMFDRVREAADLAVAFRDAGVVGFDIAGAEAGFPAADHVDAFDHLRRESVPFTIHAGEADGLSSIHQALQVCGAQRIGHGVRITDDIVDGKLGRLAGWVRDRRIALEMCPTSNLQTGAATSIAEHPITALKDLGFRVTLNTDNRLVSGTTMTREMSLLVEQAGWTVEDLRTVTVNALKSAFIPFDERKALIEDVVLPGYAAAL; encoded by the coding sequence ATGACCGCTACGCGCGTAGACACCGACGTCATCCGTCACCTCCCCAAGGCCGTACTGCACGACCACCTCGACGGCGGCCTGCGCCCCGCCACCGTGGTGGAGCTCGCGGAGTCGGTCGGCCACACCCTGCCCACCACCGACCCGGACGAGCTCGCCGCCTGGTACTTCGAGGCCGCGAACTCCGGCGACCTGGTCCGCTACATCGCCACCTTCGAGCACACCCTCGCCGTGATGCAGTCCCGCGAGGGGCTGCTGCGCACCGCCGAGGAGTACGTCCTCGACCTGGCCGCGGACGGCGTCGTCTACGGCGAGGTGCGCTACGCCCCCGAACTCAACACCAACGGCGGGCTGACCCTCGCCGAGGTCGTCGAGACCGTCCAGGAGGGCCTGGCCGCGGGCATGGCCAAGGCCGCGGCCGCCGGCACTCCGGTGCGGGTCGGCACCCTGCTGTGCGGGATGCGGATGTTCGACCGGGTGCGCGAGGCGGCCGACCTGGCCGTCGCCTTCCGGGACGCCGGTGTCGTCGGCTTCGACATCGCCGGTGCCGAGGCGGGCTTCCCCGCCGCCGACCACGTCGACGCCTTCGATCACCTGCGCCGCGAGAGCGTGCCCTTCACCATCCACGCCGGTGAGGCCGACGGCCTGTCCAGCATCCACCAGGCCCTCCAGGTCTGCGGTGCCCAGCGCATCGGTCACGGCGTGCGCATCACCGACGACATCGTCGACGGCAAGCTCGGCCGCCTCGCGGGCTGGGTGCGCGACCGCCGTATCGCGCTGGAGATGTGCCCGACCTCCAACCTCCAGACCGGCGCCGCCACGTCCATAGCCGAGCACCCGATCACCGCGCTGAAGGACCTCGGCTTCCGCGTCACCCTCAACACCGACAACCGTCTGGTGTCCGGTACGACGATGACGCGCGAGATGTCCCTGCTGGTCGAGCAGGCCGGGTGGACGGTCGAGGACCTGCGCACGGTCACCGTGAACGCCCTGAAGAGCGCGTTCATCCCGTTCGACGAGCGCAAGGCCCTCATCGAGGACGTCGTGCTGCCGGGCTACGCGGCCGCGCTGTGA
- a CDS encoding VOC family protein: protein MRHIALVTLVVDDYDEAIRFYTDALGFRLVEDAPRPDGSRWVVVAAGDQGTALLLARAKGDEQRARVGDQAGGRVGFFLHTDDFARDHARMLAAGVTFLEEPRHESYGSVAVFQDLYGNRWDLLQPAG from the coding sequence ATGAGACACATCGCCCTGGTCACCCTCGTCGTCGACGACTACGACGAGGCGATCCGCTTCTACACCGACGCCCTCGGCTTCCGGCTGGTCGAGGACGCTCCGCGTCCCGACGGCTCGCGCTGGGTGGTCGTGGCGGCCGGCGATCAGGGCACCGCACTGCTGCTGGCCCGCGCCAAGGGCGACGAGCAGCGGGCCCGGGTCGGCGACCAGGCCGGCGGGCGCGTCGGGTTCTTCCTGCACACCGACGACTTCGCCCGCGACCACGCCCGCATGCTCGCCGCGGGCGTGACCTTCCTGGAGGAGCCCCGGCACGAGTCCTACGGCTCGGTCGCCGTCTTCCAGGACCTGTACGGCAACCGCTGGGACCTGCTCCAGCCCGCCGGCTGA
- a CDS encoding ABC transporter ATP-binding protein: protein MSTQSDTAATDTDTAAADTAIHTPSAASTASRAGLPAAGARLSLTGADLGRPGAVVLHGVDLEATPSEILTLVGPSGCGKSTLLRTLAGLLPALAGQVAQDGRPVTGPGADRALVFQEDALLPWRTARANVELPLAIRGLGRAERRTRAEEWLDRVGLPDLKRQLPHRLSGGQRQRVQLARALAGQPRAVLMDEPFGALDAQTRAGMQQLLVEVLRGTGATVVFVTHDVDEALFLGDRVALLGAGGLTGVRTVPRPRDRGARDDPATVALRHDILESLGSRGS from the coding sequence ATGAGTACGCAATCGGACACCGCTGCCACCGACACCGACACCGCAGCCGCCGACACCGCCATCCATACGCCCTCCGCGGCTTCGACGGCCTCGCGGGCCGGGCTCCCCGCCGCCGGCGCACGGCTCAGCCTCACCGGGGCGGACCTCGGGCGACCCGGTGCCGTCGTACTGCACGGCGTGGACCTCGAAGCCACCCCCAGCGAGATTCTGACGCTCGTCGGCCCGTCCGGCTGCGGGAAGTCGACCCTGCTGCGGACGCTGGCCGGGCTGTTGCCCGCGCTCGCCGGACAGGTCGCCCAGGACGGGCGGCCCGTCACGGGCCCCGGCGCTGACCGGGCGCTCGTCTTCCAGGAGGACGCGCTGCTGCCGTGGCGTACGGCCCGCGCCAACGTCGAACTGCCGCTGGCCATCAGAGGGCTGGGCCGCGCCGAGCGCAGGACCAGGGCGGAGGAGTGGCTGGACCGGGTCGGCCTGCCCGACCTGAAGCGGCAGTTGCCGCACCGGCTGTCCGGAGGGCAGCGCCAGCGGGTGCAGCTCGCCCGCGCGCTCGCCGGGCAGCCGCGGGCCGTGCTCATGGACGAGCCCTTCGGCGCACTGGACGCCCAGACCCGGGCGGGCATGCAGCAGTTGCTGGTGGAGGTGCTGCGCGGGACCGGCGCCACCGTCGTCTTCGTCACCCACGACGTGGACGAGGCACTGTTCCTCGGCGACCGGGTCGCCCTGCTCGGCGCGGGCGGCCTCACCGGTGTCCGGACGGTACCCCGACCCCGCGACCGGGGCGCCCGCGACGACCCCGCGACGGTGGCACTGCGCCACGACATCCTGGAGTCCCTCGGCTCACGCGGGTCCTGA
- a CDS encoding cytochrome P450, protein MDGGKSFWRLITEKGRVVTPVESPPIPRATGSLPLFGHLFRLFPDPLPFMASLRERYGSLVEITLQPGTRTLVVQDPAMIRAMLTDPIAGTLDKGPFFDEMRVLLGDSVVTVAGEEHSAKRRQMYPAFARPELGRYVDIMRTSTEAELATWEPGRRMDVRETMIRLSLEMLTRTVFSNRLDASTFRELRQNMASVMDSVGLRIMLPAWVKRLPIPLNRRFDRARAAIRTTISQAIADLRTSGDGHDSGDMLSVLMNVEDEKTGRPMTDEQICNEVLTLALAGTENTATILAWVLYELARHPDIEADVLDELEQVLGDRPVTFADAGQLPILDRVIKEVLRLHVTGWILTRRTLTETKLGTWTLPAGTNLAFAQHALHRDPDLYPEPLRFDPARWLDGTQKPPPGALLPWGAGKHRCIGDRFATMELITALSTILRQVRFTLAPGQTVDPVARATVRPGKMLMTVEPRRARFPG, encoded by the coding sequence GTGGACGGAGGGAAGTCATTCTGGCGTCTTATCACCGAGAAGGGACGCGTTGTGACGCCAGTTGAGTCTCCCCCCATACCCCGGGCCACGGGATCGCTACCGTTGTTCGGTCACCTCTTCCGGCTCTTCCCCGACCCCCTCCCTTTCATGGCCTCACTCCGCGAGCGATACGGCTCGCTGGTGGAGATCACACTTCAGCCGGGCACCCGCACGCTGGTCGTCCAGGACCCCGCCATGATCCGTGCAATGCTCACCGACCCGATCGCCGGCACTCTCGACAAGGGCCCCTTCTTCGACGAGATGCGGGTGTTGCTGGGCGACTCCGTGGTCACCGTTGCCGGGGAGGAGCACAGCGCCAAACGCCGCCAGATGTACCCGGCCTTCGCACGCCCCGAACTCGGGCGCTACGTCGACATCATGCGCACCTCGACCGAGGCCGAGCTCGCCACCTGGGAGCCGGGGCGGCGCATGGACGTGCGCGAGACGATGATCCGCCTGTCGCTGGAGATGCTCACCCGGACCGTCTTCTCCAACCGCCTCGACGCCTCCACCTTCCGCGAGTTGCGCCAGAACATGGCTTCGGTGATGGACAGTGTCGGCCTGCGCATCATGCTGCCCGCCTGGGTCAAGCGCCTGCCGATTCCGCTCAACCGCCGCTTCGACAGGGCTCGTGCCGCGATTCGGACCACCATTTCCCAGGCGATCGCGGATCTGCGCACCAGCGGCGACGGCCATGACAGCGGCGACATGCTGTCCGTGCTGATGAATGTCGAGGACGAGAAGACCGGCCGTCCGATGACGGACGAGCAGATCTGCAACGAGGTCCTCACGCTCGCCCTGGCCGGGACGGAGAACACGGCCACCATCCTGGCCTGGGTGCTTTATGAGCTTGCCCGGCATCCCGACATCGAGGCCGACGTGCTGGACGAACTGGAGCAGGTGCTGGGCGACCGGCCGGTCACGTTCGCGGACGCCGGCCAACTGCCGATCCTGGACCGGGTGATCAAGGAGGTGCTGCGGCTGCACGTCACGGGATGGATCCTGACCCGCCGCACGCTCACCGAGACCAAACTCGGGACGTGGACCCTGCCCGCCGGCACGAACCTCGCCTTTGCCCAGCACGCCCTGCACCGCGATCCCGACCTGTACCCCGAGCCGCTGCGTTTCGATCCCGCCCGGTGGCTGGACGGTACGCAGAAGCCCCCGCCGGGAGCCCTTCTGCCGTGGGGGGCGGGCAAGCACCGGTGCATCGGCGACCGGTTCGCCACTATGGAGCTGATCACCGCTTTGTCGACGATCCTGAGGCAGGTGCGGTTCACGCTGGCCCCGGGCCAGACCGTTGATCCGGTGGCCCGGGCCACCGTGCGCCCCGGGAAGATGCTCATGACCGTGGAACCGCGTCGGGCGCGCTTCCCCGGCTAG
- a CDS encoding mycothiol transferase: MHAKDILIDGYNRIQEEVHAAVEGLDPDGLHARPSPDANTVAWLIWHLTRVQDDHIADAFGLDQVWLTQDFQKTFGLDLPRHDTGYGHTSAKVAKVRVDSGDLLTGYYDAVHAQTLGALREVAAKDLERVVDERWDPPVTLGARLVSVLSDDLQHVGQAAYVRGLVS; this comes from the coding sequence ATGCATGCGAAGGACATCCTCATCGACGGGTACAACCGCATCCAGGAAGAAGTCCATGCCGCCGTCGAGGGCCTCGACCCCGACGGCCTGCACGCCCGCCCCTCCCCCGACGCCAACACCGTCGCCTGGCTGATCTGGCATCTCACCCGGGTCCAGGACGACCACATCGCCGACGCCTTCGGCCTCGACCAGGTGTGGCTGACCCAGGACTTCCAGAAGACCTTCGGACTCGACCTGCCGCGCCACGACACCGGCTACGGCCACACCTCGGCGAAGGTCGCCAAGGTACGGGTCGACTCCGGCGACCTGCTGACCGGCTACTACGACGCCGTGCACGCCCAGACCCTGGGGGCGCTGCGGGAGGTGGCCGCCAAGGATCTGGAGCGCGTCGTGGACGAACGCTGGGATCCGCCGGTCACCCTGGGCGCGCGCCTGGTCAGCGTCCTGTCCGACGATCTCCAGCACGTCGGACAGGCCGCCTACGTCCGCGGGCTGGTGTCCTAG
- a CDS encoding fumarate reductase/succinate dehydrogenase flavoprotein subunit produces the protein MTPATATATLTEIPALDSAEELSCDVLVIGGGTAGTMAALTAAGRGASVLLLEKAHVRHSGALAMGMDGVNNAVIPGRAEPDDYVAEITRANDGIVDQSTVRQTATRGFEMVQRLESYGVKFEKDEHGEYAVRQVHRSGSYVLPMPEGKDVKKVLYRQLRRREVREKVRIENRLMPVRVLTAEGRAVGAVAFNTRTGAFVVVRAGAVILATGACGRLGLPASGYLYGTYENPTNAGDGYAMAYHAGAELTGIECFQINPLIKDYNGPACAYVANPFGGYQVNRHGQRFVDSDYWSGQMMAEFAAEVASDRGPVYLKLSHLPEESISALESILHSTERPTRGTFHSGRGHDYRTHDVEMHISEIGLCGGHSASGVRVDDHARTTVPGLYAAGDLACVPHNYMIGAFVFGDLAGEDAAQYTAYQGELPQDQLAEAHELIYRPLRNPDGPAQPQVEYKLRRFVNDYVAPPKSGARLSLALEHFERMRDEIAEMGARTPHELMRCAEVSFIRDCAEMAARSSLARTESRWGLYHERLDHPQRDDTQWLHHLDLRKGPSGAMEFTARPVAPYLVPVDEFTPTGGASRLLGEVDPLPTATAGRREVAPAAATAEPGAVAPSDGPTHGASESNRERILELVALSEEEPDLLALEPYLKDPDAAVRLAAVKALTETAPPGTGPALGSALTDSDGQVRAAAASSLRELAEVLTVETELRAPLVSALTAADPTARAAALDVLRALRLGDAALFAGHLADPDTEVRLAAVRALVSVDAVDALSEAAGDPAREVRVAVARGFAAVAAHIARAQQGTPPALHGLLQDPDALVRAAALEALGVLGVPDTLLATVTAALTDPAWQVRAGAAKALGGAASEDGVPALAELLGDTDADVRKAAVLSLLRHAAHDDARAALATAVDDPDADVRAYAGRAVR, from the coding sequence ATGACCCCCGCGACCGCGACCGCCACCCTGACGGAGATCCCCGCCCTCGACTCGGCCGAGGAGCTGAGCTGCGACGTCCTGGTGATCGGCGGTGGCACCGCCGGCACCATGGCCGCGCTCACCGCCGCCGGGCGCGGCGCATCCGTGCTGCTGCTGGAGAAGGCGCACGTACGGCACTCCGGAGCGCTGGCCATGGGCATGGACGGCGTCAACAACGCCGTCATCCCCGGCCGTGCCGAACCGGACGACTACGTCGCCGAGATCACCCGCGCCAACGACGGCATCGTCGATCAGTCGACGGTCCGTCAGACGGCCACCCGGGGCTTCGAGATGGTGCAGCGCCTGGAGTCGTACGGGGTGAAGTTCGAGAAGGACGAGCACGGGGAGTACGCGGTCCGCCAAGTGCACCGATCGGGCTCGTACGTGCTGCCCATGCCCGAGGGCAAGGACGTCAAGAAGGTGCTCTACCGGCAGCTGCGCAGGCGGGAGGTGCGCGAGAAGGTCCGTATCGAGAACCGGCTGATGCCGGTGCGGGTCCTGACCGCCGAGGGCAGGGCGGTCGGTGCCGTCGCGTTCAACACCCGCACCGGTGCCTTCGTGGTCGTGCGGGCGGGTGCGGTGATCCTCGCGACCGGCGCCTGCGGACGCCTCGGCCTGCCCGCGAGCGGCTATCTGTACGGCACGTACGAGAACCCGACCAACGCGGGCGACGGCTACGCGATGGCGTACCACGCGGGCGCCGAGCTCACCGGCATCGAGTGCTTCCAGATCAACCCGCTCATCAAGGACTACAACGGCCCGGCCTGCGCCTACGTCGCCAACCCCTTCGGCGGCTACCAGGTGAACCGGCACGGGCAGCGGTTCGTCGACTCCGACTACTGGTCGGGGCAGATGATGGCCGAGTTCGCCGCCGAGGTGGCCTCCGACCGCGGGCCGGTCTACCTCAAGCTCAGCCATCTGCCGGAGGAGTCGATCTCGGCCCTGGAGTCCATCCTGCACTCCACCGAGCGCCCCACCCGCGGCACGTTCCACTCCGGGCGCGGCCACGACTACCGCACCCACGACGTGGAGATGCACATCTCCGAGATCGGCCTCTGCGGCGGGCACTCCGCCTCGGGTGTACGGGTCGACGACCACGCCCGCACCACGGTCCCCGGCCTGTACGCGGCGGGCGACCTGGCCTGTGTCCCGCACAACTACATGATCGGGGCGTTCGTCTTCGGTGACCTGGCGGGCGAGGACGCGGCCCAGTACACCGCGTATCAGGGCGAGTTGCCGCAGGACCAGCTCGCCGAGGCCCACGAGTTGATCTACCGTCCGCTGCGCAACCCCGACGGCCCGGCTCAGCCCCAGGTCGAGTACAAGCTGCGCCGTTTCGTCAACGACTACGTCGCCCCGCCCAAGAGCGGCGCCCGGCTCTCCCTGGCGCTGGAGCACTTCGAGCGGATGCGGGACGAGATCGCAGAGATGGGGGCACGGACACCGCACGAACTGATGCGCTGCGCCGAGGTCTCGTTCATCCGTGACTGCGCGGAGATGGCGGCCCGGTCGTCCCTCGCCCGCACCGAGTCCCGCTGGGGCCTCTACCACGAGCGCCTCGACCACCCTCAGCGCGACGACACACAGTGGCTGCACCACCTCGACCTGCGCAAGGGCCCTTCGGGAGCCATGGAGTTCACGGCACGTCCCGTAGCCCCCTACCTCGTGCCCGTCGACGAGTTCACCCCCACCGGCGGTGCCTCCCGTCTCCTGGGCGAGGTGGACCCGCTCCCCACGGCGACGGCGGGACGCCGGGAGGTGGCGCCGGCGGCGGCCACCGCGGAGCCGGGTGCTGTCGCGCCGTCCGACGGCCCGACGCACGGAGCGTCGGAGTCCAACCGGGAACGGATCCTCGAACTCGTCGCGCTCTCGGAGGAGGAGCCCGATCTCCTGGCGCTGGAGCCCTACCTGAAGGACCCGGACGCGGCCGTACGCCTCGCCGCCGTGAAGGCGCTGACGGAGACGGCCCCACCCGGAACGGGCCCCGCCCTGGGTTCCGCGCTGACCGACAGCGACGGACAGGTGCGCGCCGCGGCCGCCTCGTCGCTGCGTGAGCTGGCCGAAGTCCTCACGGTGGAAACGGAGTTGCGGGCCCCGCTGGTGTCCGCACTCACCGCAGCGGATCCGACGGCCCGCGCGGCGGCTCTGGACGTGCTGCGTGCCCTGCGCCTGGGCGACGCGGCCCTGTTCGCGGGGCACCTGGCCGACCCGGACACCGAGGTGCGCCTGGCCGCAGTGCGCGCCCTGGTCTCGGTGGACGCGGTCGATGCCCTGTCGGAGGCGGCCGGCGACCCCGCGCGTGAGGTACGGGTCGCCGTGGCGCGCGGGTTCGCCGCCGTGGCCGCGCACATCGCGCGGGCGCAGCAAGGTACGCCGCCCGCCCTGCACGGCCTGCTCCAGGACCCCGACGCCCTCGTTCGTGCCGCTGCCCTGGAGGCCCTGGGCGTCCTCGGCGTCCCGGACACACTCCTCGCCACCGTGACAGCGGCGCTCACCGACCCGGCCTGGCAGGTCCGCGCGGGCGCCGCGAAGGCCCTCGGCGGGGCGGCGTCGGAAGACGGTGTACCCGCTCTCGCCGAACTGCTCGGTGACACCGACGCCGATGTGCGCAAGGCCGCGGTTCTCAGCCTGCTGCGGCACGCCGCACACGACGATGCCCGTGCGGCGCTGGCGACCGCGGTGGACGACCCCGACGCCGATGTCAGGGCGTACGCGGGCCGAGCGGTGCGGTGA
- a CDS encoding pyridoxamine 5'-phosphate oxidase family protein, with protein MTIMGGARSPERRKQDVLERLERETDIWVASADGHGVPCLVALWFVWDGEALWMATRPGNPTGRNLRTGRRTRLAFGDTRDVVLIDGEVEVYDIDEVPAAAAEAFRAKTGWDPRNDSATYAYYRVRPCAVQAWHEQHELPQRHLMRNGMWLV; from the coding sequence ATGACGATCATGGGTGGGGCGCGCAGCCCCGAGCGCCGCAAGCAGGACGTTCTGGAGCGGCTGGAGCGGGAGACGGACATCTGGGTGGCGTCGGCGGACGGTCACGGGGTGCCGTGTCTGGTCGCCCTGTGGTTCGTCTGGGACGGCGAGGCGCTCTGGATGGCCACCCGCCCCGGCAACCCCACCGGGCGCAACCTCCGCACCGGCCGTCGGACCCGGCTCGCCTTCGGGGACACCCGGGACGTCGTGCTCATCGACGGCGAGGTGGAGGTCTATGACATCGACGAGGTGCCGGCCGCGGCTGCCGAGGCGTTCCGCGCGAAAACGGGCTGGGATCCGCGGAACGACTCCGCGACGTATGCCTATTACCGAGTACGGCCGTGCGCGGTGCAGGCGTGGCACGAGCAGCATGAACTGCCGCAGCGGCATCTCATGCGAAACGGAATGTGGCTTGTCTGA
- a CDS encoding chitinase — MSRRRIAALLSSLALGSAALLLQPAPSASAAGFVVSESQFNQMFPNRNSFYTYSGLTAALSAYPGFANTGSDTVKKQEAAAFLANVNHETGGLVHVVEQNTANYPHYCDRSQPYGCPAGQDAYYGRGPIQLSWNFNYKAAGDALGIDLLNNPWRVQNESAVAWKTGLWYWNTQSGPGTMTPHNAMVNQAGFGQTIRSINGSLECDGKNPAQVQSRVDAYNRFTSILGVSPGGNLYC; from the coding sequence GTGTCGAGGCGCCGCATAGCCGCACTGCTGTCCTCACTCGCCCTGGGCAGCGCCGCGCTGCTGCTCCAGCCGGCCCCGAGTGCGTCCGCCGCCGGGTTCGTCGTCAGCGAGTCGCAGTTCAACCAGATGTTCCCGAACCGGAATTCGTTCTACACGTACAGCGGCCTGACCGCCGCGCTCAGCGCCTACCCGGGCTTCGCCAACACCGGCAGCGACACGGTGAAGAAGCAGGAGGCGGCCGCGTTCCTCGCCAACGTCAACCACGAGACCGGCGGCCTGGTCCACGTCGTGGAGCAGAACACCGCCAACTACCCCCACTACTGCGACCGGAGCCAGCCGTACGGCTGTCCCGCGGGCCAGGACGCCTACTACGGCCGCGGTCCCATCCAGCTCAGCTGGAACTTCAACTACAAGGCCGCCGGTGACGCGCTCGGCATCGATCTGCTGAACAACCCCTGGCGGGTGCAGAACGAGTCGGCCGTCGCCTGGAAGACCGGCCTGTGGTACTGGAACACCCAGTCCGGCCCCGGCACCATGACCCCCCACAACGCCATGGTGAACCAGGCCGGCTTCGGTCAGACGATCCGCAGCATCAACGGCTCGCTGGAGTGCGACGGCAAGAACCCGGCGCAGGTCCAGAGCCGCGTGGACGCCTACAACCGGTTCACCTCGATCCTCGGCGTCTCGCCGGGCGGCAACCTCTACTGCTGA